In Acinetobacter piscicola, a single window of DNA contains:
- a CDS encoding acyl-CoA dehydrogenase family protein — translation MNLQNPKKFKMLIDQAHETALNVLRPISRKYDKAEHAYPKELDMLASLLDGMNDGGDGLNAGAAINKRGDQDNSNKNGTNMSTALGIIEMCYGDTGLLLSMPRQGLGNSAIAAVANDEQLERFKGTWAAMAITEPGCGSDSAAIRTTATKDGDDYILNGEKIFVTSGERADSVVVWATLDKKLGRAAIKSFVVPKGTPGMKVERLEHKLGIKASDTAAISFIDCRVPATNLLGNAEIDVAKGFAGVMETFDNTRPLVAAMAVGCAKASLERIKEIFKDQLDANYATPYLQTSNIAAQIYRMEAEWEAARLLMLKAAWMADNKKPNSREASIAKAKAGRVGNEITLKCVELAASVGYNEDELLEKWARDSKILDIFEGTQQIQQLIIARRELGKSSSELK, via the coding sequence CCTATTTCACGTAAATACGACAAAGCTGAACATGCCTATCCGAAAGAACTCGACATGCTTGCATCATTGCTTGATGGCATGAACGATGGCGGTGATGGGTTAAATGCAGGTGCAGCCATCAACAAACGCGGTGACCAAGACAACAGTAATAAAAATGGGACCAATATGTCCACTGCACTAGGCATTATTGAAATGTGCTATGGCGATACAGGTTTATTATTGTCTATGCCACGTCAAGGTTTAGGTAACTCTGCCATTGCAGCAGTTGCCAATGATGAGCAGCTTGAACGCTTTAAGGGGACTTGGGCAGCAATGGCGATTACAGAACCAGGCTGTGGTTCTGACTCTGCTGCAATCCGCACCACAGCAACCAAAGATGGCGATGATTATATCTTAAATGGTGAGAAAATCTTTGTCACTTCGGGTGAACGTGCTGATTCCGTTGTAGTTTGGGCAACTTTAGACAAAAAGCTCGGTCGTGCTGCGATTAAATCTTTTGTTGTGCCTAAAGGTACACCTGGCATGAAAGTCGAGCGCCTTGAGCATAAATTGGGTATCAAAGCCTCAGACACCGCTGCGATCAGTTTTATTGATTGTCGTGTTCCTGCTACAAACTTATTGGGTAATGCTGAAATTGATGTTGCCAAAGGTTTTGCAGGCGTGATGGAAACTTTTGATAATACGCGCCCATTGGTTGCTGCTATGGCTGTCGGTTGTGCCAAAGCGTCCTTAGAACGCATCAAAGAAATTTTTAAAGATCAACTCGATGCCAACTATGCCACCCCCTATTTACAAACTTCTAATATTGCAGCACAAATTTATCGGATGGAAGCAGAATGGGAAGCTGCACGCTTATTGATGCTCAAAGCAGCATGGATGGCGGACAATAAAAAGCCAAACTCTCGTGAAGCCTCTATTGCAAAAGCCAAAGCAGGTCGTGTAGGTAACGAAATCACGCTAAAATGTGTTGAACTTGCAGCAAGTGTTGGTTATAACGAAGATGAGTTGCTAGAAAAATGGGCACGTGACTCTAAAATCCTAGATATTTTTGAGGGTACACAGCAAATCCAACAATTGATTATTGCACGTCGTGAACTCGGTAAGTCTTCAAGTGAATTAAAATAA